The stretch of DNA TGTACAGCCTGTACGTTTTAGGGCCTGAAACGTACACAAATCATTGCTGGGATAAAGGTCCACTATCAGGTGATGGGAGGCTCAGTTTACCCTCGATTACGCGCGTTGCGATGCCGCCGACCTGAAGGCGAGTGATGTCACCATCTGAAACCATGATTCGGCTGGTGATCTGGCTGGGGCGACCCAGTTTGAGACCTTGCTCAGCGCGGATTTCAAACAAATCTGCGCCCTCAGGCTTAACCAGATTGTTACGAAACAGATAAGCCGCCAATGCCGCATTGGTGGTGCCCGCTGCGGCAGATTCGGAAACACCGACAGCGGGGCAGAAGTCCCGCACATGTAGGTGGCGATCGACGGCGATCACATCGGTGGAAAACGCGGCCACAGTTTCCAATCCGTTCTCAATGCAAAAAGCCGCGAGACCGGCGAAGTCGGGCTGCAGGCGGTTCATCGCGTCGAGATCGCGTAGCGGAAGGCACAGGTGAATGAAATCGGCGCTGGCAACCTCGGCCGGCAGAGATGATGAATAGTCGTCTGGGGTGATCCCCAGTAAAGTGGCTAATCTGTCCATGTCGAGCGCGGCGGGGGCGAAGGTGGCTGTCGCGACATCCAACATCACCTCAATTCGACCGTTGGTATTGCGACGGTATTTGACCGTGGCCTTGCCCTTGGGCAGATCAAGCGTCGCGTTGTGCCAATCATCACTGTCGCAAGGTAGCAGATCCAAGTCGACCAGCCGGGTGATTAGGCAGAGAGTGCCATGACCGCACATTGGCAATTCCATGACAGTGGAGAAGAATTGCAGGGATACAGTGGTGCCCTCTATCCGGTCCACAAAGGATGTGGCTGGGACGCCGATCTGGCGAGCGATGCGCATACGGTTTTCTGTGCTGAGTTGCCCGGCATTTAATACGATGGCGGCCTGACTGCCGGAATAGGGCACATCGGTAAAGGCGTCATACATGGCAAAAGGCAAATCGGCGATGTCTGTCATGAACGCGGCCCTTGTCTGGTCGTGGGTGCAGGCACCGTGGCATAGCACGCGTGCGAGCGGCAAGGGCGGATCGTCAGACCAACCCTTTCCACAGCAGGAAGAGCAGATAGAGCGCAGCAATGACCACCAGATTGAAGACCAGCAGGCCAAGGAAGTTTATGATCTTATCCTTGCGGCGCTCAGTTGGGTTGATGTCTTTGAGATAGTGCCGGAACATGGCAAAGGATCGATCCAGTGCTTCCTGATCGATCAAACGCGCCATTTTGGGATTGGTCGCCTGTTGTTGTGCCTTGACGATAAAAGCCCCTTCGCGGCGCAAGTGTTTTGGCAACGTGCGACCGGCGCGTTTTAGGCGCTTTTCAAGCGTTTTACCGCGAAGACCAAGCTTTTCCTTAAGCTTGTCGTTCAGCCGTTTGACGCGTTGATCCATTTTATCAGGTTCTACCACGAGTAATCCTCCGTGGCTGAATTTAGGGACTTTCAGTGCAGGTCTCAATAGGGACTGGAGAGTTGTCGAAGGCGGGGTTATCAAAGTCACATGTTGAATATGATCGAACACGGCACCCCGACAGACAAACCCGGCCTTGTGATTGTGCATGGGCTGTACGGCTCTGGTCGCAATTGGGGCGTGATCGCCAAGCGTCTGTCGGATGAGCGGCATGTTGTGGCGGTGGATATGCGCAACCACGGTGCCAGCAAATGGACCACGACACATAACTATCCCGAGATGGCCGATGATCTGGCCGAGGTTTTGCAATCCTTGGGTGGACCATATGATGTGTTGGGTCATTCGATGGGCGGCAAGGCGTCAATGACGCTGGCGTTGACACAACCCGAATTGATCAACCGTCTGATCGTGGCAGATATCGCGCCGGTGGCTTATGGCCATACGCAGTTGCAATATGTGAAGGCAATGCAGGCGGTTGATCTGTCACAGGTGAGCCGCAAGACAGAGGCGATTCCATTGCTGGAACCCTATGTGGACGATCTACAGTTGATTTCGTTTTTCTTACAGTCACTGGATGCACCGAATAAGCGGTGGACATTGAATTTGGAAACTCTTGAGGCTGAGATGACGGAGATTATGAGTTTTCCGGAATTGGATGCGGCTTATGATGGGCGGGTGTTGTTTTTGTCTGGGGCGGATTCGGATTACGTGAAACCCGAGTACCGCGATAAGATCAAAGCCCTATTCCCGGCGGCAAAATTCATGAAAATCCCTGGCGCGGGCCATTGGCTGCATGCGCAAAAACCACGTGAGTTCGAAGCGGTGGTGCGGGCCTGGCTGGCGCGAGACTAGAGCTTGTTTTCTGCAATACTGTTGAGACGATCGGCCAATGATTTGAGTAGTTGATCGGCAAAGGCGCGGGTGCTGAGTTCAACCACATCTGAGAGCTCTGGCAGGGCTTCGCGCAGGGCATGGATCTCGTTGCGGATCTGAACCAATTCAAAACTGTCGGCGTTGGCGAGACGGCTTTCGAGTCTGTCTGCGCGGGCGCGGAGCTGGTCCAGCTTTTGGGTTTGCGGCGCTATGGCCTCGCGGGCAATCTGGGCTGCGCTGTCACGCAGTTCATTCAATTCACGCAGCATGAAGGTGGCGCAGATCAGAACGATGATCACCAGCATCAATGTGGCGTTGAGCAAAGCCAATGCCAGTTCGCGTAGGGTTTGAGGAAAGGTACGATGTGACATCTGGAACGCCTTTGCGTGGTCATGGGATAGAAGGTGCGAGGATTTTTCATCATAACCGCATTGCACAGGAAATTGAAAACAATTGATAAATTTGTGATCTTCTGCGAGTCTCCTCCGTATAACGGGAAGATTCTCGCGCATTGCGTGTGTTCAAACAAAACCGGAGAGTAGATGAAAGCCATCTTGAATAAAGCATGGCGAGAGCGGCGAAGCATTATGATGCTTCACATCCTGTTTGTAGCCTTATCGACAGCGGTGATATTCCCCCTGTGTCAGGCAGCGATCCGGCTTGCCGTGTCTTTTTCTGGCAATGCAGCGCTGACCGATCAGGATATTGCGAAATATCTGCTGTCGCCGCTTGGGCTTACGCTTTTGGTTACGGTGGGGGCGATTATTATTGCCGCGTCGGTGCTGGAACTGTCGGGGCTGTTGATCGAATTTCGCGGCGCAAGTTCCGTGCGGGCGGTGTTTGCGCATTTGCGGCAAAAGTTTGCGTCGGTTTGCATCTTTGCCGGGTGGTTGATTGTGCGGGTAATGGCGCTGGTGCTGCCCGTGGCGGGGGTGATTGCGTTGATCGTGTTTAGCCAGATCGGCGAATATGACATCAATTATTATCTGAGCACACACCCGCCGGAATTTATCCGTGCGATTGTCTATGCCGCGCCGCTGGCAGTGGGGCTGGTGTTGGTTCTGCTGTGGTTTTTGGCCGGCTGGGTGATGGCGCTGCCGTTGATCTTGTTTACCGAATGCAGCCCGCGACGCAGTTTTGCCCAGAGCGTAGCGTTGACACAGGGGCGCAGGCGGCAAGTGGCCTTGGCGATTGCGGTCTGGGCTGGGGCGGCGATTCTGGCGGCGGTGGTGAGCGCTTGGCTGATTGGGGTTGGGGTTCGGCTGCTGGCCCCGCCGGTTGATGCAGGATTGGCGCGGATTGCGCTGCTGGCCTTGCTATGTCTGCTGCTGTGGGGGGCATTGCTGCTGTTAAGCGGCGCGGTGAGCGCTGGGGTTCTGGCTGCCGCAATCGATACGCTGAGTGGGCAGATTATTCCACGCTTGCCAGAATTTGATACCCGAGGGGACCGCTTTTCTGGGGTTTTACTGTGGGCGATGGCGGGCTTCATCGCGGTGTCCTGCGCAAGCACAGGGTGGGCGCTTGTTCAAAAGGCGCGCACGGTTGAGGATGTTGAGGTCATAGCCCATCGCGGTGCTGCTGGCGTGCGGCCCGAGAACACTCTGGCGGCGATGGAAGAGGGGATCGTGCAAGGCGCGGACTGGTTGGAGATCGACGTTCAGGAAGATGCCAATGGCGAGGTGATCGTTGTGCATGACAGTGATTTCATGAAACTTTCGGGCAATCCGCTCAAAGTCTGGGACGCCACGGCGGCGGATCTGGCAGATGTCGATATCGGCAGCTGGTTTGATCCGGAATACGCGGGCGAGCGCGTGCCAACCCTGCGCGAGGTGCTGATGTTGGCCAAAGGGCGGGCGAAGGTTCTGGTCGAACTGAAGTACTATGGTCATGACGATCAGCTGGCCGAACGGGTGGCGCAGGTGATTGAAGAGGTCGATATGGTTGATCAGGCTGCTGTGATGTCGCTCAAGACCCAGCAGGTTGACGACATCAAACGTGTCCGTCCCGAATGGCGGCGGGGTCTGTTGGCGGCGACGGCCATCGGTGATCTGTCACAATATGATGCGGATTTTCTTGCGGTGAACAGCGCGATTGCATCGCCCGGGTTCATCAACCGGTCACATGCGGCGAGCAAGGATGTTTATGTCTGGACGCCCAATGACGCGATGACGATGTCGCAGATGCTGTCGCGCGGGGTGGACGGGCTGATCACCGATGAACCAGCACTGGCGCGCAGGGTCATCGTAGCGCGCAGCGAAATGAGTGTGGTCGAGCGGTTATTGGTTGAAGTCGCTGACTTTGTAGGGTTTTCAAGCCCGGTCAAGACTTATCGAGATGCGTCGCCATAGGGCGGCACGGGTTGTATTGTGAAAGGATACAAGATGAATAATTGGGGACTTTGGTTGATTGCAGGCATCGTATCATTGCTAGGCGGTCTTTTTGCGTTGGCCAATCCGATGGCGGCAACATTGTCGGCGACCTTATTGGCGGGATATATGTTCATGGTGGTTGGGGCGCTGACGGTGGTATCGGCGTTTCAGGCCTCGGGTTGGGGCGGCCGGATTTGGGCGCTTTTGTTCGGTCTGGTCATGTTCCTGATGGGTTTCCATCTTGTGGGTGAGCCACTCAAAGGCACGCTGACGCTGACCTTTGCCGCCGCGATTTTGATGCTGACAGCCGGGTTGTTTCGCATTCTTATGGCCTTTGCGGTTGAGGGCGGACAGGTTCGGATGATCCTGATCCTATCGGGTGTCATTTCGCTATTGCTGGGGGGCATGATCCTGTCGAACTTCCCACAATCGGCAACTGTTGTGCTGGGTCTGTTCCTGGCGATCGAATTGATTTCGAACGGCGTGTCACTGATCGTACTGTCGCTGGGGTCGCGTAAAGCGGCTTGATGCGGGATCTGAGCAAAGGAGAAAGCCTATGAAACATTGGATGTTGTGGCTATTGGCCGGGGTCATTGCTGTGACCTGTGGCCTGTGGGCGCTGATTAACCCAAGCACTGCGGGCACCACAACCGAGGTTATCGTCGGTGGCGGCTTGTTGGCTGTGGGCGGGCTGCAGGGCTATGCCGCCTATACCAGCGAAGGCTTCAAAGCCCGTGGCGCTGCCATTCTGGGAGCGGCGGTGGCGCTGTTTCTGGGGCTGTCGCTGTTGTTGGGGCCGTTTGGCGATGGCTCCATCCTGGGCTGGATCGTGGGCGGATCATTGGTTGCTGCGGGAGTTGGCAAGCTGATGGCCGCGCGTGAGATCAAGGAGGATAGCCTGTCGCAATACATCATGATGGCGGCGGCTGTGTCGGCCGTTCTGGGGGTGATTGTGCTGCTGGGTGGACTGGGTATCACCCTCGGCCTGATCGTGGCGCTGGAGCTGTTGGCGCTGGGCGTGACCCTGATCATCCTATCCCTGCGTCGGAAAAAGAAAACTGGCGCTTGAGTTTGATTCAAAGGTCTCGCCTTTTAGGGGGGGCCTTTTTACGTGGGTTGCTGGTAGAAGGAATTGAAAAGCCATGAGCGACTTTATCGCCCATGGCTTTCGAATTTGAACTACACTTTGAAGAGCTAGCTCTCAGATTTGGCCAGTTCTGCTGCTGTATCAGCGAAGACACCGGCAAAATCAGTTGCTTCGCGCTCCGTCTGGCCCCCACTTTTCAAGAACGCCTTGATGATGGTTTGTGTTTTATCTTCTGCCGCACGCTCAAGAAAGTAGCGCAACTCGATTGAAGCGCCTGCAGCTTCGTCACGGATCGATGCATTTACGATGTCCTTGTACATCGCCACATCGCGCAAATCTCTTGCTCTCAAAGTATTCAAAATACCCTCGAGATACTCATCAAGCTCGGCCTTGGGCACATATTTCGTAATGATTTTCAAAGCCTCAGCATCGGGCGCGGAAATATCTTCGCCAGTCAACAGCACCTGCATCGCCTTTTTCCGGCCCAGTCTGCGGGCGAACTGAACACCACCTTGCCCGCCGGTTGGAATGTTGACCCCGATCTCGGGCTGGGCAAAGGCAGCGTTTTCTGTGCCATAGGTGATATCGCAAGCCATAGTGAACTCGTTGCCGCCACCGCGCGCGAAACCATCCACCACGGCAATTGACAATTGCGGAAGCGTTTTGACGTTTTCGATCATTTTAGAGAAGGCATAGATACCTTCTTGTCCCTCAGGCGTGCCGTTAATCGTGTTAAGATCCAGATGAGCCACAAAAAAATGAGGGTTGGCCGACTTGAAGACGACTGCTTTCGTCTCATGGTCGTGCTTCAGCGAATGAAAGAAATTATTCATTTCATTGATGACATCCACCGTCCAGATATTGGCTGGAGGGTTGTCGATAACGACGGTTTTGATCCCGTCTTCTGTTGTTATGTGCAGTTTGCTCATTTCCGAAGCTCCTTTGAATCAAGTGCAATTACGTCAGATTCGGCACCGAATGTGCTCTGGTTTTCCGACCAGCAATCTTTGTATTTAGCGGGCATAGGTAAAAATTATACAGTTGTAAAGTTATTTATTATACGATTGTAAATACTCGGCGAACACTCTTTGAGGACCCAAAGTCATATAGACAGTTGAAATATCTCCAACTGGCTTTAGTACGGTTAGAGACGGGAGGCTGGTCTATGGCGGAAACACAGAGTCGTCTTGGTGAGGCAAACCAACGCGCACAGGCAAAAGTCGACAAGTTCGAAGCACGAAGAGCGGAACTCGCCGATGCCGCACTGTCGACGTTGTCGCGTTTGGGTTATGCCCGAACGTCACTGCGCGATATTGCCGAAAACACAGAGTTCTCACACGGTGTGCTGCGCTATTACTTTGATGACAAGTTAGACCTGATCACCCAATGCATCAGGCAATACAAAGCCGTTTGCGTTAAACGCTATGATGTCGCCACCACAACCGCAGCAACACAAGATGAATTACTTGATGGTTTCATTGCGCAGCTTTCTGAAACGCTCGTGGCCGAAACTCATTTGCATCGACTTTGGTATGATCTGCGCTCTCAAGCCTTGTTCGAGGCCGCGTTGCGGGACGATGTGCAAAAAATCGATAGTGACCTGGAGCAAATGATCTGGCGTGTCGTTGCAAGATATGCGGAAATGGAGGGCGGGTCGCCAAAGCTCTCACCCAAAGCGCTCTATGCCCTTTTCGACGGATTGTTCCAGGCTGCGTTGGCACAAGTCGTCGCCGGAGAAGACACTGCGGTTTCGGAGATGGAAAAAGAGCTGCGCGCGCTGTTCCCTGCTATTGCGTAAGCTGGTCAACGGTGGTCGTTAATCCCTATCTCGACCTCATTGCAATGTTCTGAAGCTGACTTTCCGGCCAATCAATTGGATAGACGTTTAGCCTGTTAAATCTTGATCTCGTATCGATATTTGGCATGTTCGGAGCGTCTTTAATCAACATATTGTTGATTTTCCACTGCGCACGGGCTATCCGTTGACGCACAGGTGCATAGACGCGGAACAGCATCGACTGACGGCGGGGTTCAAAAGTCTTAACGCTTTTGAACCCCGTTTCCGTGTCACTGCCCGGCAACTGTGGTCAAAATGAAAACAAATATGAAATGGTGTGGTGGCCAAAAAGGAAAAGGCGCCAGGTGCTCAGACGCGGTCTTTGCATCGTGGATTGCTCCACACCCTGACGCCTCGCCGGATCATCGCGCCCCGAGGGACACAGATCCAGTTTTTGCAGTAGATCCGAAGACCTGCCACGTTTGCAACAAATCCGAAGATCCGCCGCCGCCACGCCCCGCCCGAAGGTGGCTTGTGGCCCGCAATACACCTAAAAGAAACTGCCAGTTCATGAAGATCCGAAGACCCTCACGACCGGGCCGCTTCCCCAATCCGGTGCGGAGGGGCGATAATCCCGAAGGACCCGCATCCCGCCGCATCCAGACCCAAGTCATAAGACCCGGGGGAGATCTGCGAACCGCGTTGGTTCAATGAACCGCTGCGATATCCTTAGGTTTGCCCAGAGACGCGATTCTGGCAAGAAAATAGCACTGCAGCATTGAAATTTCTTGGGGATAACCTGTTGATATATGGTGGGAAAAACCTGTGGATAAATCGAAAATACTTTGATGAACAGGACTGTTGCACAAGGATAAGTCGTTTTTGGAAAACCCGCGATCTTTCACCCGAATTGCTGCGGGCGCAAAGACTTTTGGGGCGCACTGCAGGATATGGCGGACGAAATCTAAACGGATGGCTGTCAATCCTCCCAGAGTTGCCAACCATCCGTAAGCCAACCGGTGCAGGTCGACTATTGCTGCGCAACAAGCTTTCGCGCGATCAGGAGGGTGATTGGGAAGGACGCGAGAAACCCCAAAGCAGCAGCAATGGAAATGCCGTAGACAGTGTCGTACCCTGAGACGAGGGCGGCGATGACCCCGGAACCCGCTAGGGTGGAGCCGATGAAGAGATGTATAATTGCGGCCAGACGGAACATGGGACACCTCCAAGTGTTGATGTGTCGTCATGATAGCGCTGGTTTGGTAAGGGGGCCTTGATCCAGATCAGATCGGGCTGTTTTCGCGGTCATAAATCGCGTCGAGATCGTATTCCTTGGCCGGGGGTGGGGCGTCTGACGGATCGTAACCCGGATCAGAACTGATGCAGCGGGGACCGCAGAGCAGGGTGCTGTGCTCCTGAGAGGAATCGTTAAACCAGACCCGTCCGCCGGGGGTGCCGATGTAGCCGTCAACACCCTCGTCCATGTCGGCCAGAAGGTCGTCAGAGGAGGGCAGCTCGCTGTCATACTCTGCCGAATGCGCCCCGTGGGTGTGGAAGGAGGCGAGGGGTTCAAAACCCTCGTCCATCTCAGGTTGGCAAGATCCTTTGCGTCCGCGGATTGGCGTGGTCGAGATGTAGTTGCCGTCCTCACCAAGGCCGATGAAGCCGCAGAATTCACGGTTCTGCGCGATGGACTGAGGCTGCAAGTTGTTCAGGACGGATTTGGCAAAGGTAATCTCCTCGGCTGTCTGCGGTGTGCTGCGGGTTGGCTGCACGGTGTCGATGTCGGCACAGGTGCTGAGCAACGTCAGCCCAAGAGCCAGCAGAGGGAGTTTTGCAAATGACATGAGAGAGTTATGGCTGAGTAAGTACAGGGTAGCAATGCATGGACGAAAGGCAGAATGTCTCTCGCGTTTTATTTCCTTCAGGCTTTTCGCAAAATAGCTGCGAACTCTAGGCGATTGGACGGCGTTAGCCATACAGATTCTGGCTTGAGGCTTGTTAGGCCTGCTTCGTTTAAAGCCCAAACTATGTTGAGAAAGGTTTCGGGTTTGAATTGCCAGGCGTGGGAATCAATATATTCTTCATGCGGCGCTGAGTATTTGTCGTATGCCGCTTTTAGGCGTTCTATATAGCCCTCTTCCCAACCGGCATCGAAGTGATCAGCCTCTGTATGCCGAACGGAATCGTTATGGGTCATCAATATAGTGTGGTTGATCAGTGAACGGAGGGTGTGTCTGTTACGTTTTTCTATGGAGGCTGCGAGAACGTCACCTATGGAAGTATCTGGCTTCGGTTGATCGAAACAAAACTGCTTGTCGGGCACCAGCAGATAGTAGTGCCCTCCTTCGTGCAGTAGGTTACTAATATCATTCAGGTGGCGCACGAGGTCGGGTTGATGCTCGATGCAATGAGAGCTGAAAGCGGCATCAAAGGTTTCTGGAATAGTCGAGAGATCGCCATCATCATCCTGAAAGTGAACGTCAACAACGGTATCAGAGGTCACAAAATCATTGGGATCATTTTTTGCCCGCTCCCGAAGTTGCTCCGTGGTGAAGACATCGAAATAACGTACGTTTTCCCCTTTGATAGATGGTGCGAAATATGGTCCCACCTCG from Roseovarius sp. EL26 encodes:
- a CDS encoding TetR/AcrR family transcriptional regulator, whose amino-acid sequence is MAETQSRLGEANQRAQAKVDKFEARRAELADAALSTLSRLGYARTSLRDIAENTEFSHGVLRYYFDDKLDLITQCIRQYKAVCVKRYDVATTTAATQDELLDGFIAQLSETLVAETHLHRLWYDLRSQALFEAALRDDVQKIDSDLEQMIWRVVARYAEMEGGSPKLSPKALYALFDGLFQAALAQVVAGEDTAVSEMEKELRALFPAIA
- a CDS encoding CTP synthetase, with the protein product MFRLAAIIHLFIGSTLAGSGVIAALVSGYDTVYGISIAAALGFLASFPITLLIARKLVAQQ
- a CDS encoding DUF308 domain-containing protein — its product is MKHWMLWLLAGVIAVTCGLWALINPSTAGTTTEVIVGGGLLAVGGLQGYAAYTSEGFKARGAAILGAAVALFLGLSLLLGPFGDGSILGWIVGGSLVAAGVGKLMAAREIKEDSLSQYIMMAAAVSAVLGVIVLLGGLGITLGLIVALELLALGVTLIILSLRRKKKTGA
- a CDS encoding alpha/beta fold hydrolase, producing the protein MLNMIEHGTPTDKPGLVIVHGLYGSGRNWGVIAKRLSDERHVVAVDMRNHGASKWTTTHNYPEMADDLAEVLQSLGGPYDVLGHSMGGKASMTLALTQPELINRLIVADIAPVAYGHTQLQYVKAMQAVDLSQVSRKTEAIPLLEPYVDDLQLISFFLQSLDAPNKRWTLNLETLEAEMTEIMSFPELDAAYDGRVLFLSGADSDYVKPEYRDKIKALFPAAKFMKIPGAGHWLHAQKPREFEAVVRAWLARD
- a CDS encoding PhzF family phenazine biosynthesis protein — encoded protein: MTDIADLPFAMYDAFTDVPYSGSQAAIVLNAGQLSTENRMRIARQIGVPATSFVDRIEGTTVSLQFFSTVMELPMCGHGTLCLITRLVDLDLLPCDSDDWHNATLDLPKGKATVKYRRNTNGRIEVMLDVATATFAPAALDMDRLATLLGITPDDYSSSLPAEVASADFIHLCLPLRDLDAMNRLQPDFAGLAAFCIENGLETVAAFSTDVIAVDRHLHVRDFCPAVGVSESAAAGTTNAALAAYLFRNNLVKPEGADLFEIRAEQGLKLGRPSQITSRIMVSDGDITRLQVGGIATRVIEGKLSLPSPDSGPLSQQ
- a CDS encoding glycerophosphodiester phosphodiesterase family protein — encoded protein: MKAILNKAWRERRSIMMLHILFVALSTAVIFPLCQAAIRLAVSFSGNAALTDQDIAKYLLSPLGLTLLVTVGAIIIAASVLELSGLLIEFRGASSVRAVFAHLRQKFASVCIFAGWLIVRVMALVLPVAGVIALIVFSQIGEYDINYYLSTHPPEFIRAIVYAAPLAVGLVLVLLWFLAGWVMALPLILFTECSPRRSFAQSVALTQGRRRQVALAIAVWAGAAILAAVVSAWLIGVGVRLLAPPVDAGLARIALLALLCLLLWGALLLLSGAVSAGVLAAAIDTLSGQIIPRLPEFDTRGDRFSGVLLWAMAGFIAVSCASTGWALVQKARTVEDVEVIAHRGAAGVRPENTLAAMEEGIVQGADWLEIDVQEDANGEVIVVHDSDFMKLSGNPLKVWDATAADLADVDIGSWFDPEYAGERVPTLREVLMLAKGRAKVLVELKYYGHDDQLAERVAQVIEEVDMVDQAAVMSLKTQQVDDIKRVRPEWRRGLLAATAIGDLSQYDADFLAVNSAIASPGFINRSHAASKDVYVWTPNDAMTMSQMLSRGVDGLITDEPALARRVIVARSEMSVVERLLVEVADFVGFSSPVKTYRDASP
- a CDS encoding bifunctional 2-polyprenyl-6-hydroxyphenol methylase/3-demethylubiquinol 3-O-methyltransferase UbiG — its product is MGIRRHIRKFRDKRQALELKRQELENNRRELERLHDRSNDVLPSARNLLHSSLEPMAAREHFLPSIDTTKKILEVGPYFAPSIKGENVRYFDVFTTEQLRERAKNDPNDFVTSDTVVDVHFQDDDGDLSTIPETFDAAFSSHCIEHQPDLVRHLNDISNLLHEGGHYYLLVPDKQFCFDQPKPDTSIGDVLAASIEKRNRHTLRSLINHTILMTHNDSVRHTEADHFDAGWEEGYIERLKAAYDKYSAPHEEYIDSHAWQFKPETFLNIVWALNEAGLTSLKPESVWLTPSNRLEFAAILRKA
- a CDS encoding enoyl-CoA hydratase/isomerase family protein → MSKLHITTEDGIKTVVIDNPPANIWTVDVINEMNNFFHSLKHDHETKAVVFKSANPHFFVAHLDLNTINGTPEGQEGIYAFSKMIENVKTLPQLSIAVVDGFARGGGNEFTMACDITYGTENAAFAQPEIGVNIPTGGQGGVQFARRLGRKKAMQVLLTGEDISAPDAEALKIITKYVPKAELDEYLEGILNTLRARDLRDVAMYKDIVNASIRDEAAGASIELRYFLERAAEDKTQTIIKAFLKSGGQTEREATDFAGVFADTAAELAKSES
- a CDS encoding HdeD family acid-resistance protein — protein: MNNWGLWLIAGIVSLLGGLFALANPMAATLSATLLAGYMFMVVGALTVVSAFQASGWGGRIWALLFGLVMFLMGFHLVGEPLKGTLTLTFAAAILMLTAGLFRILMAFAVEGGQVRMILILSGVISLLLGGMILSNFPQSATVVLGLFLAIELISNGVSLIVLSLGSRKAA
- a CDS encoding DUF4329 domain-containing protein yields the protein MSFAKLPLLALGLTLLSTCADIDTVQPTRSTPQTAEEITFAKSVLNNLQPQSIAQNREFCGFIGLGEDGNYISTTPIRGRKGSCQPEMDEGFEPLASFHTHGAHSAEYDSELPSSDDLLADMDEGVDGYIGTPGGRVWFNDSSQEHSTLLCGPRCISSDPGYDPSDAPPPAKEYDLDAIYDRENSPI